One part of the Spirochaeta lutea genome encodes these proteins:
- a CDS encoding P-loop NTPase translates to MHIIPIASGKGGVGKSLFAANLAIALGQAGKSVVLADLDLGGSNLHLILGIRKSLSGVGIFLNESRPNLGDYIIPTQYENLSFLPGDSEIPGIANLTAAQKRKLINQLGNLAADYLILDLGAGSNYNTIDFFLLSGAGTIVTTPTPTALVNAYVFLKNSMFRILNSSCKKGSPADQYLRSLEKNSASLQRVYMMELLEKIKEIDPQSYQTHMQTAGRFHPRLIMNMLEDPKDSERAGKLRRSCREYLGFDLEHLGIMYRDDLQDTALSSGLPIIIYKPKAVLSQAVYRIADKLLQFELEDDQQGLINSQETSDESFETANLEAQIDFQTRIEYLEDLLHTGALSTGDLLETVKNQQLEINQLKKENMLYKSKLVKAAHQGYKL, encoded by the coding sequence ATGCACATCATTCCAATCGCCAGTGGAAAGGGCGGTGTAGGAAAATCCCTGTTTGCTGCGAATCTCGCCATTGCCCTTGGCCAGGCGGGCAAGTCGGTCGTTCTGGCCGATCTTGATCTCGGCGGGTCCAACCTGCATCTCATCCTGGGGATCCGGAAATCCCTCAGCGGTGTAGGAATCTTCCTCAACGAATCACGACCCAATCTCGGGGACTACATCATTCCCACCCAGTATGAGAATCTCTCCTTCCTCCCGGGAGATTCTGAGATCCCGGGCATCGCGAACCTCACCGCCGCACAAAAACGCAAACTCATCAACCAATTAGGGAACCTCGCAGCGGATTACCTGATTCTCGATCTCGGCGCGGGAAGCAACTACAATACCATCGACTTCTTTCTGCTCTCAGGAGCCGGAACGATCGTAACGACGCCCACCCCCACCGCATTGGTCAACGCCTATGTCTTCCTGAAAAATTCCATGTTCCGAATTCTTAATTCATCCTGTAAAAAAGGATCCCCGGCAGATCAGTATTTACGCAGCCTTGAAAAAAACAGCGCCAGCCTCCAGCGGGTGTATATGATGGAACTCCTTGAAAAAATTAAAGAGATAGATCCTCAAAGTTATCAAACCCATATGCAAACCGCCGGACGGTTCCACCCCAGGTTGATCATGAATATGCTCGAGGACCCCAAGGACAGCGAGCGGGCGGGAAAGCTCCGGCGCAGCTGCCGAGAATACCTGGGCTTCGATCTGGAACATCTCGGGATCATGTACCGTGACGACCTCCAAGATACGGCCCTATCCTCGGGACTGCCCATCATTATCTACAAACCCAAGGCTGTGCTCTCCCAGGCAGTCTACCGCATCGCCGATAAGCTTCTACAGTTCGAATTAGAAGACGACCAGCAGGGCCTGATAAACTCCCAAGAGACCTCTGATGAGAGTTTTGAGACGGCTAACCTGGAGGCGCAGATCGACTTTCAGACCCGGATTGAGTATCTTGAAGATCTTCTTCATACCGGGGCGTTAAGTACCGGAGATCTTCTAGAAACGGTGAAGAACCAACAGCTTGAAATAAATCAGCTGAAAAAAGAAAATATGTTGTATAAAAGTAAACTCGTAAAGGCTGCCCACCAGGGTTATAAGCTCTAG
- a CDS encoding DUF4914 family protein — protein sequence MDKQLLSKLRISEELKSVLESAQNIIVPESRQQLLDLTFMGSDVHEVAYEVPGKGRVVEATVTRCKNGASVNYIEPYMRRRDPEAMVIADELPTDKTKYQDRFGSGFTQTRKEALQWLAQQKDLVVMPFLSGDDAEGYPSLLICPANAGFFVTGLADLQGFIPKAELKDGFEPIGMLFIVPPFRHTHFKGRQVVVHNRTPKVHEEFCFNLYPGPSAKKGVYSILLHQGEKEGWVTLHSSAVRLITPYDNEFVILHEGASGGGKSEMTQAIHRMPDGRIMLAENTLTKDRIFLEMHDTCELHPVADDMAIAHPSPTGDGKLAITDAENGWFLRVDHLDEYGREPSLEKLCINPPEPLIFLNIDGKPNATALIWEHTMDEPGKPCPNPRVVMPRRHVENIVSGKVEVDVRSFGVRTPPTTKEKPNYGILGMLHILPPALGWLWRLVAPRGHANPSIVSSKGLTSEGVGSYWPFATGKMVTQANLLLELIMKTPNTRYVLIPNQYVGAYHVGFKPEWIAREYIARRGSVKFRDGQLLASRCPLLGYTLPGFRVNGQDIPHTLLQVHDQVEVGLEGYDAGAKILYDFFKDELKKYDTPELHPLGRKIIDTVLNEGNVDAFNAVMPG from the coding sequence ATGGATAAACAACTACTATCAAAACTGCGGATCTCAGAAGAGCTGAAAAGCGTTCTTGAGTCTGCCCAGAACATTATCGTTCCCGAATCCCGGCAGCAGCTGTTGGATCTCACATTCATGGGAAGCGATGTTCACGAGGTTGCATATGAGGTGCCCGGCAAGGGGCGCGTGGTGGAAGCAACGGTAACCCGCTGTAAAAACGGAGCATCAGTAAACTATATTGAACCCTATATGCGGCGCCGTGATCCCGAAGCAATGGTGATTGCCGATGAGCTTCCCACGGATAAAACAAAGTACCAAGACCGGTTCGGTAGCGGCTTTACCCAGACCCGGAAGGAGGCCCTCCAGTGGCTGGCCCAGCAGAAGGACCTGGTTGTTATGCCCTTTTTATCCGGGGATGATGCTGAGGGGTACCCCTCCCTGCTCATTTGTCCTGCCAATGCAGGATTTTTCGTAACCGGCTTGGCGGATCTCCAGGGGTTCATCCCGAAGGCCGAGCTGAAAGACGGGTTCGAGCCCATCGGAATGCTCTTCATCGTGCCTCCCTTTAGGCATACCCACTTTAAGGGCCGCCAGGTTGTGGTGCATAACCGGACCCCCAAGGTTCATGAGGAGTTCTGTTTTAATCTCTACCCCGGTCCGAGCGCAAAAAAGGGTGTGTACAGTATCCTTCTCCACCAGGGCGAGAAGGAGGGTTGGGTTACCCTGCATAGCTCAGCGGTCCGCCTGATAACCCCCTACGATAATGAGTTTGTGATTCTCCATGAAGGGGCCAGCGGCGGCGGAAAGTCCGAGATGACCCAGGCAATTCATCGCATGCCCGACGGCCGGATAATGCTGGCGGAGAATACCTTGACGAAGGATAGAATTTTCCTGGAGATGCACGATACCTGCGAGCTTCATCCGGTGGCCGACGATATGGCTATTGCCCATCCGAGCCCGACAGGGGACGGGAAGCTAGCTATTACCGATGCAGAGAATGGTTGGTTTTTGCGGGTCGACCATCTGGATGAGTACGGCAGAGAGCCGAGCCTGGAAAAACTCTGTATTAATCCGCCGGAACCCCTGATCTTCTTGAACATTGATGGAAAGCCCAATGCCACTGCGCTTATTTGGGAACATACCATGGATGAGCCGGGTAAACCCTGCCCAAATCCCCGGGTGGTAATGCCCCGACGCCACGTGGAAAACATTGTGAGCGGCAAGGTTGAGGTGGATGTACGATCCTTTGGGGTTCGGACTCCGCCCACCACCAAGGAAAAACCCAATTACGGCATCCTGGGTATGCTCCATATTCTGCCTCCCGCCCTCGGCTGGCTCTGGAGGCTGGTTGCTCCCCGGGGACACGCAAACCCGAGTATTGTGAGTTCCAAGGGGCTGACCAGCGAGGGCGTCGGCTCTTACTGGCCTTTTGCAACGGGGAAGATGGTGACCCAGGCCAACCTGCTGCTGGAGCTTATTATGAAGACTCCCAATACACGCTACGTGCTAATTCCGAACCAGTATGTCGGTGCCTACCATGTGGGATTTAAGCCTGAATGGATTGCCCGGGAGTACATCGCCAGGCGCGGAAGCGTAAAATTCCGGGACGGTCAACTCCTAGCCAGCCGGTGTCCGCTCCTAGGGTATACCCTGCCGGGGTTCCGGGTGAACGGCCAGGATATTCCCCATACCCTGCTGCAGGTTCACGACCAGGTTGAGGTGGGTCTTGAGGGCTACGATGCCGGGGCGAAGATTTTGTATGACTTCTTCAAAGACGAGCTGAAAAAATACGATACCCCGGAACTGCATCCCCTGGGCCGGAAGATAATTGATACTGTGCTGAACGAGGGCAACGTAGATGCCTTTAATGCAGTAATGCCGGGGTGA
- the rpmG gene encoding 50S ribosomal protein L33 yields MAKANKGAAKVRLQSTESGHCYYTTKNKRNLPNKMELKKYDPVVRKHVLYKETSKF; encoded by the coding sequence ATGGCAAAAGCAAATAAAGGTGCTGCAAAGGTACGTCTTCAGAGTACAGAGAGCGGTCACTGCTACTATACCACCAAGAACAAGCGCAATCTTCCAAACAAGATGGAGCTCAAAAAATACGATCCGGTGGTTCGGAAGCACGTTCTCTATAAAGAAACAAGCAAGTTCTAA
- the lnt gene encoding apolipoprotein N-acyltransferase — protein MKASLGIGMGYVAAAWWAVIALGQRVVLNDLFLLGVILLHALYGIYRVMRSLGEPMGQDGRESRLGMDALMGAALVSFLFSYFFALTANLDYVQRFQLGSDALNLAVDSGEEQRIVIFRYLPLGVAYLWGLLFRHGGRWWAFPLLLASTVVHALAFPSRFFPQGIGPLIFIAYVPLFFLLSRVKRFGQWWVYGMFWGLVSTMLRNYWLGTYSLVTLQGVVLVFIVRFGLFFLVGWPVFRAVAGLAKRRPWAAALPWLFWAMAITLFEYWASHSWVGYPWTLTAHALYRWPEAIQFAGAAGVWGVSFLVLVVNAGLAWAIQSRDWRPGAAVLGIFGINVLIGVILMPPVHPAEGEVATYYIDPDSGSSRPRVQNSGRERHPEAVRLALVQQNTDPRKNDYDVTLDTLITLSDIGLRYDPDLVAWSETAFVPNIRRWSQVPPSENRLARTVDRFLKYQEGMGTYLITGNDDYQVVRNDQGQEIDRINYNATIMFSDAGERLQTYHKMVLVPLTETFPYEDFFPGWFYDLFPGVEGWFAGLLDLLERLDVNLWGEGVEYVQFEHPDFRFSTPICFEDAFAYHVRDFVLAGSDMIVNLSNDYWSLDEVEAQQHFATGLFRTVENRVPMARATASGVTGYIDAYGRLLTRIPNYVEGVVVVDTLPGRQGGMTLYTRWGDWFPILLAWLILIQVGGYVGAGLWRWIESGRGEKE, from the coding sequence ATGAAGGCAAGCCTAGGGATCGGGATGGGATATGTGGCAGCGGCCTGGTGGGCGGTCATCGCCCTGGGGCAGCGGGTGGTACTGAATGACCTTTTTCTGCTGGGAGTAATCCTCCTGCATGCCCTGTACGGAATTTACCGGGTAATGCGGAGCCTGGGGGAGCCCATGGGGCAGGACGGGAGGGAGAGCCGGCTGGGAATGGACGCCTTGATGGGGGCTGCCCTGGTCAGTTTTCTGTTCAGCTATTTCTTCGCCCTGACGGCGAATCTCGATTATGTACAACGATTTCAGCTTGGGTCGGATGCGTTAAATCTTGCCGTGGATAGTGGTGAGGAACAACGGATCGTCATATTCCGGTACCTGCCCCTGGGTGTTGCCTACCTGTGGGGATTGCTGTTTCGCCACGGGGGGCGGTGGTGGGCGTTTCCCCTGCTGCTGGCCAGCACGGTGGTGCATGCCCTGGCCTTTCCGAGCAGGTTTTTCCCCCAGGGGATCGGACCCTTAATTTTTATCGCCTATGTTCCGCTATTTTTCCTGTTGAGCCGGGTAAAGCGCTTCGGGCAATGGTGGGTGTACGGGATGTTCTGGGGGCTGGTTTCCACCATGCTGCGGAACTACTGGCTGGGGACCTATAGTTTGGTGACCCTCCAGGGGGTGGTGCTGGTTTTCATTGTCCGGTTTGGGCTGTTCTTTTTGGTGGGATGGCCGGTGTTCCGGGCTGTGGCGGGGTTGGCAAAGCGGCGGCCCTGGGCTGCAGCCCTCCCCTGGTTATTCTGGGCGATGGCCATCACCCTTTTCGAGTATTGGGCAAGTCATAGCTGGGTGGGGTATCCCTGGACCTTGACGGCCCACGCCTTGTACCGCTGGCCGGAGGCGATCCAGTTTGCGGGAGCGGCGGGGGTTTGGGGGGTTAGTTTCTTGGTGCTGGTGGTGAACGCTGGGCTTGCTTGGGCGATTCAGTCCAGGGACTGGCGGCCCGGGGCGGCGGTGCTGGGAATATTCGGCATTAATGTTTTAATTGGGGTGATTCTCATGCCCCCGGTTCATCCTGCGGAGGGCGAGGTAGCAACCTATTATATCGATCCGGATTCCGGTTCATCCCGACCCCGGGTGCAGAACAGCGGCAGAGAGAGGCATCCTGAGGCGGTGCGCTTGGCCCTGGTACAGCAGAATACCGATCCGCGCAAGAATGATTACGATGTGACCTTGGATACCCTCATAACCCTGTCGGATATCGGGTTGCGCTACGATCCCGACCTGGTTGCCTGGTCGGAGACCGCCTTCGTACCGAATATCCGGCGCTGGAGCCAGGTTCCCCCAAGCGAAAACCGGCTGGCACGCACGGTGGACCGGTTCCTGAAGTACCAGGAGGGTATGGGCACCTACCTGATAACCGGCAATGACGATTACCAGGTGGTCCGGAATGACCAGGGGCAGGAGATTGACCGGATAAACTACAACGCCACCATCATGTTCTCCGACGCTGGGGAGCGGCTCCAGACCTACCATAAGATGGTGTTGGTGCCCCTGACCGAGACCTTTCCCTACGAGGACTTTTTTCCTGGCTGGTTCTATGACTTGTTTCCAGGAGTAGAAGGTTGGTTTGCTGGTCTCCTGGATCTGCTGGAACGGTTGGATGTAAACCTCTGGGGCGAGGGGGTTGAGTATGTTCAGTTTGAACATCCGGACTTCCGGTTTTCGACGCCCATCTGTTTTGAGGATGCCTTCGCCTACCATGTGCGGGACTTTGTTCTGGCCGGAAGCGATATGATTGTGAATCTCTCCAATGATTATTGGTCCTTGGATGAGGTGGAGGCCCAGCAGCACTTCGCTACCGGACTGTTCAGGACGGTGGAAAACCGCGTTCCCATGGCCAGAGCGACGGCCAGTGGTGTTACGGGTTACATTGATGCCTACGGCCGGCTGTTAACCCGGATTCCGAACTACGTCGAGGGGGTTGTGGTGGTGGATACCCTGCCGGGAAGGCAGGGAGGCATGACCCTCTATACCCGGTGGGGTGACTGGTTTCCCATCCTATTGGCATGGTTGATTCTTATTCAGGTCGGCGGATACGTCGGGGCCGGTCTTTGGCGCTGGATAGAGTCCGGCCGGGGTGAGAAGGAATGA
- a CDS encoding flagellar assembly protein A, with protein MAKKEATLQGSFELSIDSTYLIARLAITKSQEGPGFNTDTILTELRNRGITYGYSADEIRRQLKIAGEKSENPVTLTIAQGQPPEPMQPETPDWKPLDIPQELEEYIQKKVDSSPAPTIYTETSIKVKKEREVEKKSPLPFVPVKKETVTYTETEVKRDRVYIDPTVEEVLYAPEGAVLATLYPITQGKPGKNLKGDPIPPVALPDPRFYLGENIQKKGHEAMAQTSGILRVGKNWADIIPFQAHRWQLELSEDKATCLLTFTPGDSIIPPPDCAEIHSKAEELQFSTEHLMPEQDIRLLIERAIREQSPLEQIPLTPQDDAYFEVVISEDRLTAVLNMRKGRGEGRPLVLKEVGKAIRESKVKIPDMDILRQDILDFYKSPDHELIGYEIAFGKEPQEGPKQAVDWSVRFYDEKEFLETKEQILSSLDQLQDLESAETFPINDLEGLADVENEQRILTLGPLVKGEPGVDVFGSAIEGLPGEAVKLRLYEGLEHKDNLVISVMEGLMERSIVGDEFHLRVRPHRDADITIQMDPDKMAAFISFSRSEGTGRKITMDRIHQAIEAQGITKGIIPEAMETIQQAVEQEEPVSGLHFAQGQSAEEGGQEKLQFLIAMASGKNVTILADGRADYRNKDQITRVKAGTQIAKLLPPLSEPQSGWDITGKEIKPFTNKNRTIEIGENIEAQEEEEGIKLLVATADGEIQYEKNTIQVLATHTVQGNVNLKTGNIKFPGTVQVTGDVESGFVVMSGGDIKIAGGVDAALLSAAGDILIKGGVKGGRRGVLRAKQNIFAAFVEQATVLAVQDIKFSKAVMRSNIKANGRLLLPEKGRVIGGTLKVKFGLETGNLGSDRGITTQIHFGQDYLVEDQISVEEKEIKKIQGQMAALDRAMKQKDKLSNKQELQQMFNQKTKMIKLLEKRNLRLFMLKERFEQHFDSAIIVRGTAYPGVVLESHGRIYEIPGEKKSVAYVFDTDLGRIVEKDIAEVEAAKKKRTSPDNDSDAPEKPQNVPAEEP; from the coding sequence ATGGCAAAAAAAGAGGCAACACTCCAGGGCAGTTTTGAACTGTCCATCGACAGCACCTACCTGATTGCCCGGCTTGCAATTACCAAATCTCAGGAAGGACCGGGCTTCAATACGGACACCATCCTCACCGAGCTGCGTAACCGGGGTATAACCTATGGGTATTCAGCCGACGAAATCCGCCGACAGCTTAAGATCGCCGGCGAGAAATCCGAAAACCCCGTTACCCTAACCATCGCCCAGGGCCAGCCGCCGGAACCTATGCAGCCCGAGACACCGGACTGGAAGCCCCTGGACATCCCCCAGGAGCTCGAGGAATACATCCAGAAAAAGGTTGACTCCAGCCCCGCCCCCACCATCTACACAGAAACCTCCATCAAGGTAAAAAAAGAACGGGAAGTAGAAAAAAAATCTCCCCTGCCCTTCGTCCCGGTAAAGAAAGAGACAGTCACCTACACGGAAACCGAGGTTAAACGGGACAGGGTTTACATTGATCCCACCGTGGAGGAAGTCCTCTACGCCCCGGAGGGAGCCGTCCTTGCTACCCTCTACCCCATTACCCAGGGGAAACCCGGTAAAAACCTAAAGGGCGACCCCATCCCCCCCGTAGCCCTGCCGGACCCCCGCTTCTACCTGGGAGAGAACATCCAAAAAAAAGGCCATGAAGCCATGGCGCAAACCTCCGGCATCCTCCGGGTGGGCAAGAACTGGGCCGACATCATCCCCTTCCAAGCCCACCGGTGGCAGCTCGAGCTCAGCGAGGACAAGGCAACCTGCCTACTCACCTTCACCCCCGGGGATTCCATCATCCCCCCGCCCGATTGCGCCGAGATACATTCCAAGGCCGAGGAACTCCAGTTTTCTACCGAACACCTCATGCCCGAGCAGGATATCCGGCTGCTCATCGAACGCGCCATCCGGGAACAAAGCCCCCTGGAACAGATCCCCCTGACCCCCCAGGACGACGCCTATTTCGAGGTGGTCATCAGCGAGGACAGGCTCACCGCAGTGCTTAACATGAGAAAAGGACGGGGCGAGGGCCGCCCCCTGGTGCTCAAGGAGGTCGGCAAGGCCATCCGGGAAAGCAAGGTAAAGATTCCCGATATGGACATTCTGCGCCAGGATATACTGGACTTCTACAAATCTCCGGACCACGAGCTCATTGGATATGAAATCGCCTTCGGAAAAGAACCCCAGGAGGGACCGAAACAGGCCGTAGATTGGTCGGTACGCTTCTACGATGAAAAGGAATTCCTGGAAACGAAGGAGCAGATCCTCTCAAGCCTCGACCAGCTTCAGGACCTAGAATCAGCGGAAACCTTCCCCATCAACGATCTGGAAGGACTGGCAGATGTGGAAAACGAGCAACGTATTCTAACCCTCGGCCCCTTGGTAAAGGGGGAGCCCGGAGTTGACGTGTTCGGATCCGCCATTGAAGGGTTGCCCGGGGAAGCAGTTAAACTCCGGCTCTACGAGGGCTTAGAACACAAGGACAACCTGGTTATTTCCGTTATGGAAGGTCTTATGGAGCGGTCCATAGTAGGGGACGAGTTCCACCTCCGTGTCCGACCCCACCGGGATGCCGACATCACCATTCAGATGGATCCGGATAAAATGGCTGCTTTTATCAGCTTTTCCCGGAGCGAGGGCACGGGCCGTAAAATCACCATGGACCGGATACATCAAGCCATAGAAGCCCAGGGAATCACCAAGGGCATCATTCCGGAAGCCATGGAGACCATCCAGCAGGCGGTGGAACAGGAAGAACCTGTCTCGGGGCTGCATTTTGCTCAGGGGCAATCCGCTGAAGAGGGAGGCCAAGAAAAGCTTCAGTTCCTTATCGCCATGGCCAGCGGTAAGAACGTCACGATCCTGGCTGACGGACGGGCAGATTACCGGAACAAGGACCAGATAACCCGGGTAAAAGCCGGAACCCAAATCGCAAAACTGCTGCCGCCCCTTTCCGAACCCCAAAGCGGCTGGGACATCACCGGTAAGGAGATAAAACCCTTCACCAACAAAAACCGGACTATTGAAATCGGTGAAAACATTGAAGCCCAGGAAGAGGAGGAGGGAATCAAACTCCTGGTGGCCACCGCGGATGGAGAGATCCAGTACGAAAAAAACACTATCCAGGTCCTTGCCACCCACACTGTCCAGGGGAACGTCAACCTAAAAACCGGCAACATCAAATTCCCGGGTACGGTTCAGGTAACCGGGGATGTGGAAAGCGGTTTTGTGGTCATGAGCGGAGGAGATATAAAGATTGCCGGAGGGGTAGATGCGGCGCTGCTCTCGGCGGCCGGAGACATCCTGATCAAGGGAGGCGTCAAGGGAGGCCGCCGGGGGGTTCTCCGGGCCAAACAGAATATTTTTGCCGCCTTCGTAGAACAGGCTACGGTCCTGGCGGTCCAGGATATCAAGTTTTCCAAAGCGGTCATGCGTTCCAATATCAAGGCAAACGGCAGGCTGCTTCTCCCGGAAAAGGGCCGGGTAATTGGCGGCACTCTGAAGGTTAAGTTCGGTCTTGAAACCGGAAACCTCGGTTCGGACCGCGGGATTACTACCCAGATCCATTTCGGCCAGGACTACCTGGTGGAGGACCAGATCAGTGTGGAAGAAAAGGAAATAAAGAAGATTCAAGGCCAAATGGCCGCCCTGGACAGGGCCATGAAGCAGAAAGACAAGCTCTCCAACAAGCAGGAGCTTCAGCAGATGTTCAACCAGAAGACAAAAATGATTAAGCTCCTGGAAAAAAGGAATCTCCGGTTGTTTATGCTCAAGGAGAGGTTTGAACAGCATTTTGATTCCGCTATTATTGTCCGCGGCACCGCCTATCCCGGCGTCGTTCTGGAAAGCCACGGGCGTATATACGAGATTCCCGGAGAAAAAAAATCAGTAGCCTACGTCTTCGATACCGATTTAGGCCGGATTGTAGAAAAAGACATTGCCGAGGTCGAGGCAGCGAAGAAAAAACGAACATCCCCGGACAACGATTCAGATGCTCCGGAGAAACCGCAGAACGTCCCTGCTGAAGAGCCCTAG
- a CDS encoding trimeric intracellular cation channel family protein: MNLGPVFPVLDFAGTFVFALSGSIAAARKNMDVYGSVILAIVTALGGGMIRDVLLGRTPPGAFQDIGYLVVAFAGSLSVFFLYDTISRLHHPLRVLDALGLGAFTVIGVTIAVEQGATWFGAILLGIMSGTGGGMIRDVLSQEVPLVLQREVYAVASLVGALLNVVLLRIGLAPAASALISAGVISGIRILSVEYDWHLPRAAWQKPKE; encoded by the coding sequence ATGAATCTTGGACCGGTGTTCCCGGTGTTGGATTTTGCCGGGACCTTCGTATTTGCCCTTTCCGGGTCTATTGCCGCTGCGCGGAAGAACATGGATGTGTATGGGTCTGTTATTCTTGCCATTGTGACTGCCCTGGGGGGCGGGATGATCCGGGATGTGCTTCTGGGCAGGACGCCTCCCGGAGCCTTCCAGGATATCGGCTACCTGGTGGTAGCCTTCGCAGGGTCGCTCTCGGTGTTTTTTCTCTACGATACCATCAGCCGGCTACACCACCCCCTGCGGGTTCTGGATGCCCTGGGGCTCGGAGCATTTACGGTGATTGGGGTGACCATCGCGGTGGAACAGGGGGCGACCTGGTTCGGGGCGATTCTTTTAGGGATTATGTCTGGGACCGGAGGCGGTATGATTCGGGATGTGCTGAGTCAGGAGGTGCCTTTGGTGCTGCAGCGGGAGGTGTATGCCGTAGCCAGTCTGGTGGGAGCCCTGCTTAATGTGGTGCTTTTGAGGATTGGGCTGGCGCCGGCAGCCTCTGCACTGATCTCGGCGGGTGTTATTTCGGGGATTCGGATACTCTCGGTGGAGTATGACTGGCATCTTCCCCGGGCTGCCTGGCAGAAGCCCAAGGAATAG
- the lgt gene encoding prolipoprotein diacylglyceryl transferase, with protein sequence MKGGIMPLYLQFPSWISPEIIPGLPFRWYGLMYLVAFGVTYLLFMRQIKQQKLDISSDDVLNFFFWGILGLLVGARLFSVIFYDPTGQFAREPWRIIWPFDNGQFVGLQGMSYHGGFVGLLTGFAIYAKIKKIDLLQWGDMIANGAPLGYTFGRLGNFINGELYGRVSPAPWSMVFPSARPLPTNLDWVQETAQQAGMQIPDSALLINLPRHPSQLYEAFLEGILLWAILWFLVRPRKTFRGFSIGIYIIGYGLARFIVEYFREPDAGLGFIISLGGQNNPPQLFTSLLDISMGQILSLVMALSGVALLVVLKLIHNRRPTVQGFTDHTESKSNKD encoded by the coding sequence ATGAAAGGAGGCATCATGCCCCTCTACCTTCAGTTTCCATCATGGATTTCCCCGGAGATCATCCCCGGACTACCCTTTCGGTGGTATGGACTCATGTACCTGGTCGCCTTCGGTGTCACCTACCTTCTCTTCATGCGCCAAATAAAACAACAGAAACTCGACATCTCCTCGGACGATGTGCTTAATTTCTTCTTCTGGGGGATTTTAGGGCTTCTCGTAGGCGCACGGCTTTTCTCAGTGATCTTCTACGATCCCACGGGCCAGTTTGCCCGAGAACCCTGGCGCATCATCTGGCCCTTCGATAACGGGCAGTTTGTGGGGCTCCAGGGCATGAGCTACCATGGCGGGTTTGTCGGTCTGCTGACGGGCTTTGCTATTTACGCCAAGATCAAGAAAATTGATCTGCTCCAGTGGGGCGATATGATCGCCAACGGAGCCCCCCTGGGATACACCTTCGGCCGGTTGGGAAACTTCATCAACGGCGAACTCTACGGCAGGGTCAGTCCCGCTCCCTGGTCCATGGTATTCCCCTCGGCGCGGCCCCTTCCCACCAATCTGGATTGGGTTCAGGAGACTGCCCAGCAAGCGGGGATGCAGATCCCGGATTCAGCCCTGCTTATCAACCTTCCCCGCCACCCAAGCCAACTCTACGAGGCCTTCCTCGAGGGAATCCTGCTTTGGGCCATCCTTTGGTTCCTGGTACGTCCCCGGAAAACCTTCAGGGGATTCAGCATAGGCATCTACATCATCGGATACGGTCTCGCCCGGTTTATCGTGGAATACTTCCGCGAACCCGATGCGGGCCTTGGCTTCATCATCTCCCTGGGTGGTCAAAACAACCCGCCCCAGCTCTTTACTTCCCTGCTGGATATCAGTATGGGGCAAATTTTGTCTCTGGTAATGGCTCTCAGCGGTGTGGCCCTGCTGGTAGTCCTCAAGCTGATCCATAACCGCCGTCCCACAGTGCAGGGATTCACTGATCATACAGAGAGCAAATCGAATAAAGATTAG
- the rpmB gene encoding 50S ribosomal protein L28, with translation MSRKCVISGKKPMAGNNVSHANNKNKRWQKPNIQYKRFYDPELGREVRLRLSTSAIRSITKVGLSAFLRKKGLTLKDVM, from the coding sequence GTGTCAAGAAAGTGTGTTATAAGCGGTAAGAAACCCATGGCGGGAAACAATGTTTCTCACGCCAACAACAAGAATAAGCGCTGGCAGAAGCCAAACATCCAGTACAAGCGTTTTTATGACCCTGAACTGGGCCGTGAGGTTCGGCTGCGTCTTTCAACCAGTGCTATCCGCAGCATTACCAAGGTAGGCCTGTCAGCATTCCTTCGAAAAAAGGGACTGACACTAAAGGATGTTATGTAA